The Megalobrama amblycephala isolate DHTTF-2021 linkage group LG10, ASM1881202v1, whole genome shotgun sequence DNA segment agcaagtttttgaaaacgatatcattatcatctccatgtaaacaacaaaaattgtTGCACAACAAttacagcgctgaaaaggggcggaaCCAGATGGTCTGTCTActatcgccatctactggcctggtgTTATACTACAAAGTTTTTAGTCGCTTTCCAGGATCCTTGAGAACGGGGATctttttgacaatgttgtcatctATACATgaaaaaagcaaaggaaaaactttgcatttgtagtacattgttgtcgtgtaaatgtacccaaatatttacacaacaccattttcaacaaaaaactgaaaactttttacaCGACAACTGTGTTTTGGCAACCTGAAAACACaagcttttgaaaacgggtttcaaagtgcacgtttttgaaaacgatactgtTATCGTCTCCATGCAAATTTGTGGAAACGATGACATCATGTGCATGCGTGTTATGTGTTCAGtttatagtgtttctttacaatgtgacatcgccatctactggcctggcagcagaatacagcgtttttagtcgttttcgtggatccgtgtgaacggagATCGTTTTTACGACGTTGTCGTCTGTATGCGAAAAAcgcaaaacaaaaatgtttccgTTTTTAGAAcatcgttgttgtgtaaacataccctgaGTCTTCTCATTATACCTGCTGATCTGTGGAATCACATCAAGGCCTATTGGGAAATTAGGAAAAGAACAACAAGACAAGGAAAACAGCAACTAAATACACAGGAACAGAACACAGGCACAACAAGGCACACAATAAGAGTACATGAAAACTGTTTTTTCCCCTGCATATTCTCATATAATACTATgggccataaaagcctgatgtatcaaatatgatccaaaacataaaacacatatacaaacttttttcttcttcttaagATTGCATAAACTTtcaacaattttattttttttatttttttttactattatttcatatgtcaaGCTTTACAGGGTAAGTAGAAGTAGAAAAGTCATGTTTCTTAGAATAATGGAGTTATAAACATGGATAAATGAACATTCATTGTTAGAAATGGGTGTAtattctgtgtgtgtatgtatatgcaaATACAAGTTTTGGTGCATGAgtgattttaaattaattagtcATCTCTGTTTTTGCATTTCCTCCTACTTAGTGCTGTAATGATATAAATCCAATGTGACAAATTAAGACCAAACACAAAATATTTAGTGCATGTTTTCTCTGATTGTTATTGTTCCATTCAGCTTGATTTCTGGCATTTCCAGGAAGATGGATGGGATGTGCAACTGCCACAAGGATTACAAATGACAAGCTAAAATGACACATGCATTAAGAGAAGCACAGCCACAGAAGAACACATAACAGCCTCTTCAGTTACCTAAGCCAAGTAGAGCACTTCAACACTAACAACCTGCCCGACCAATCAAAAGAATAGGGCACTCACTGACAATAACCTATTTAACCACCCTATTAAGAATCAAACGTTTGCACTAACCTTAACTTTAACCCTAACTCCATTCATATCTCcaacagaaaaacacaaacctAAAAGTAGCAAGCAGAACAATAAGGAGTTTTATGGCTGTAGTTCAGATTTTTGCCTTTTAAACACTTGTCACTGTACGTAccataaaaaattacaaattatattttttaaaaatggtttttatacattcctgtgaaaaaaaaatactgttttagGACAAATAATGTACGTCTCTACAATAATATACATATACTGTAGTGCAGAGCTATAGACATTGAGGGGGACAATTAGAAAAGGctaaatccccccccccccccccaatacttattgttattataatgCTACCATATTTTATGAAGGGAATTAGCTTACTTCATTGTAAATTGAAAAGTCTGCTTCTCACTGACACACCCATAACTCGTAAATATCGGGACTTAAAGAAAATCCTGAACTTCCCACTCgtatttacgacattgtggtggCGTTATGTGCGTTCAGCTTATGAAGCGTCGGTTTAACGTTGTAAATGAAAATACATGTCAAAGGTTTTGCGATAGAAATGTTAAACGACCGACAGTAACatccagtgatgcaaactacacgACTTTTTTTCCCTTACAGAGCCCCGCATGCGAGCAGCGCAACGCGACGTGTCAAAAtacattataatcagtgatattgaTAAAATCCCGACAATAAACGGATTCCCCGTTCTGTTTGCAACAGTCGGTTTGCATTCAGCTTTTAACTATTGCGGCGCGATGCGACAAAAATCGCGTCTGGTGTCGACACGGTGTAAATCGTTCGCACGATTTAGgctactattttgttccctcgatttataaatcatccGCATATAAATCATACGAAATAgtaatcatgcgcacgatttagcaaatcgagggaacgaattagtaaattatagtaaattttttcttgcatgtcacgTGCGGGGTCCATacattttgaatttaatatgtGCATTTACGTGATTCATGTAGTTTTTGAGTGTCAGGAgccaagaaacatttcatgttTTCGACATATTAGGCATAGGCTATAAATAAAAGTACATGTGtgcatacactctaaaaaaatgctgggttaaaaacaacccaagttgggttaaatatggataaacccagcaggttgggttaaagggtacctattatgccctctttcacaagatgtaatataagtctctggtctggtcaagtttcagcttaaaatacaccacaaatttgcccctatttaggggtgagcaaaaacatgccttttactatattgctggctaaaaatataaatccaaaattggttgaaaaaaatggctgggtgaatACAACCCAATCCTTGGGTTTGTCCATaattaacccagcatttttagagtgtaatgcaaattaatgcaaatattatttgcaaatagttaaaaatgattatttccGAACTAGAATTAGACCTACAATTTCCTTCACTGTTCTGTTTCtttatgctttgtaaaaaaTTGGTCCCCCAATGTTCAAGACATTGTTACAACTTTGCTGTAGTGTAtatgtaatgtatatatatatatatatgtgtgtgtgtctatatatttatatataacctTCATCATAGCTATAAATAGCTTATAATGCATAAAAACACATGCACATGACAACACAGCACTGTTGACTGATCTGCTGGCTCAAAAACTCTCAAACTGGCACCGGACCATCCTTATTTTTGAGCTCTGACCACTCAGCCGTCTCTTTCAGATATTTATATCAGTTATAGTTTAATTAGTACAAACAAAACCATTTTTCCAGGCCAATGGGAATGACAACTCAAAATAAATCTAATTTGACAGACAAGCCTAATTTTGGCAACCAGAGTCCCATCTTACATTGCATGTCGTCTTATATAACGTTCCTTATCCTCTGACATTTATGATTCAAATTTCCAGAGCTGCTTTTATCGCCTGATGTAGACTCTTAGTCACAGGCCGGCTAATACTAATGACCGCTTTCTTCAGAAGTTCTCAAAATAAGGATCTAAGACTGGAATTACAAGAATGAATGATCTCACAcctttttgttgtttgatttggTGGAGTCATTTCAAGAATGTACTGCATCATAACcgcattatcaatacattatttaatacaattatCATACATCAATACTCTAGCTGTCTGATTATTTACCATATTTGTCTAAAAAGTGAGTGCTATGCAATCTtgaacattttacttttgtCTTGCTCTGCACCTGTGCTCCTTAAGCCCAATTTATCTGTATTTTCAGGGACGAAAACAAACGGCAGTCATAACTCACAGAAATATAATTGAGACAGTCTGAACATTGTTCAAAGTAATGGCCCATTATTCTGAATGGAACCAAAGACAATGGAAAACATGAGCATGAATTGATTGCAGTTCATGGTTAAAGTTATGGCTGGACCAAGAGCAACATTGAAATCGAGTGCAGTCAAGAATTTTATGGCTCTTCAACCTTTTATTATACTTTGAATGGCAAAAATAAAGATTTCCAGTGCCTGACCCTCCCAAAACCCAAATGATCCCTCTAGAGTTAGAATTCACACAGAAGCAACATAAATATCTTTACAAAATAATTCAATTTACAAAATGCACGGAGTTACATCATGTCACGGGTCCAATCAGCAGTCTTCAGGTCCAAATATGTGGTTCTCTTACTGTACCAGTCCGGGGCTTGTTTCAATGCATTTATTGATCTACAATTTACAGGAAACATGTCAAAGCAAACGTGTCGGTTCCAAGGCCAAAGCACACTATGTACATCTTCAAGCTAACATCTCTcatcaaactttattttctaTGTACAGTGCAAACATTTACGTCATAGGtaaccacatttttttttcttcaacacGTTGTTTTAGTAGTATGCTGATGTCCTATACTAGACTGTGTAAATGGAAAACCTATGATGGTCAAGGAGAGTTGTTTTCTTGCCTTCAAACTGACCTCAGAGCGGCTAGAAGAGAAAAGATCAGTGATTAAATGAACTATATTTGCAAGCACTGTTATTAAGCATCTTTTCATCTAACTTACCAATGGTATATGATTCAGAAGCTGGTCTACAGTGACGTCATCGTAGCTCTCCCGATACGTGGTCTCGCCACCGGCCGATTCCTCCTGCATGCTGGGTGGGTCTTCTTGACTAAAGAGGGgaaaaacagcacaaaacatGTTCAGTTCAGAGTATTTCAGTATCTTTAAGTGGTTTAGTGATACTCATGAAGTGCTTTATACCTTCTCTTTCCTGTTAGAACAGAGTTAAGATATTTCTTCACCGCCATCTGCTTGCGAAAGCGGCTGTAATTGTCTGTGAATATTGCGTCCGAATGACGCTTCATCGGCGCCTGGTCTTCCATCAAATCATCGCTAAAAACGCACAAAGAAATACGTCATTCCTAATATGCAGTTCATTTGACTAATACTTGAGATCACCagctaaacatttaacatttacttTCATTCATTTGGCAGACCGTTTTTATAGGATTATATGGTATATAAT contains these protein-coding regions:
- the LOC125276430 gene encoding VIP peptides, with the protein product MCKAMLVRNGSQLLLFITLSSVFYARTLSLPYASMRDTRHADGLFTSGYSKLLGQLSARRYLESLIGKRVSDDLMEDQAPMKRHSDAIFTDNYSRFRKQMAVKKYLNSVLTGKRSQEDPPSMQEESAGGETTYRESYDDVTVDQLLNHIPLPL